GCAGCATCGCGTTGCGCAGCCTGATTTTGAAGCGGGAACGTTCGATCATGCCGCCGGCCGCCATCCGCCCGATTTTTTGGTTTTGTTCCACAAACGCTCTCATATGCCGCTCGTAAGCCGCAAAAGCAGCCGCGTAATCCCCGTTTGCCAGCTTCAGCTCGCCGGCCAGGACAAAAGCGCCGACAATCGCGAGGCTGGTGCCTTGGCCGGAAAGGGGCGAAGGGCAATACGCCGCATCGCCGACCAGCGCGACCCGGCCTTTCGACCAGCTTGGCATGCGGATCTGGCAGATCTCGTCGAAATAAAAATCGTCCGCTTCGTGCATCGCCTGCAGCAAGCGCTGGGTCTCCCAGCCCGTTTCATGGCGGAACGCATCAGCGACCAGCTCCTTCTGCATGCCGGTATCGCGGCGGCTGAAGACCATCGACTCCGGCGTGAACAGAAACATCCCCTTGGCCTCGGCGCTGCTTCGGGCGCTTTTCATCCCGACCGTTTTTCCCGGCACCGAATGGAGCAGCTCGCGATGATCGAGGTTTAAATAATTGTCGAGCGTAAAAATCGATATGAAGCAGCCGAGCGTCTGTTTAAACTGCTCTTCGGCGCCGAACGTCAGCGTGCGCACATTGGAATGAAGTCCGTCCGCACCGATCACCAGGTCGAAGGTCTGCGGCTCGCTGCGGTCGAATCGGACCTCCGCTCCCTCCTCTGTGTCCCGGATCCCGGTAATCGAATCGTTCCAGATATAGCGGACGGCATCTTGGGTCAAATCATATAAAATGCCGGTGAGATCGTCGCGCATGATTTCGATGTCCACGTCCTGCCGGTTCCCCATCCCCGCTTCGCTGAGCCGTCCCTCCACTTTGCCATTGCCGTTCACGAAATAGACGCCGGTCATATGGGTATCCGCTGCGCGAACTTGTTCGAGCACGCCCATCTGCCGGAGCACCTCCACGGCCGCCCCGCGCACATCGACGCCGAATCCGCCCTTGCGCAGCGCGGGGGCGAGCTCGACGATCGTCACGTCGAAGCCGTAACGGTGCAGCCAATAGGCCAAAGCTGGACCGGCGATGCTGGAACCGGAAATAAGGATACGCATCGGACTTTTCATTGAGAACCTCTCCCTTTTTAAAACTGTTTATTAAGTAAACAGTGTATATTATAAACAGTAATAAAGAAAGCCTAATTTTGCAAAAAGGACGATGGCGGCTCGAACATTGACATTCGCGCGGAAATTCATTACGTTATTTTGATAACCGATGCGAAACGGATGCCAAGGAAGGAGACTTCATATGGATCACGAGTCCGGGAAAGACCTGCCGCGCGGCGTGGCGCTCAGCTGGGGAATTGAAAAAACGGCGCAGCGCGGCCCCAAACGGGAAATGAGCCTGAAGCAAATCGTCGATGCCGCGATCGCCATTGCCGACCGGGACGGGCTTCCGGGCGTCTCCATGAGCCGGGTGGCAGCGGCGCTCGGATATACGAGCATGTCGCTTTACCGGTACGTGCCGAGCAAGGACGATTTGATGCTTCTGATGCAGGATGCCGTCTGCGATATCCCCGTTCCGCCGGAGGAGCAGGGGAAAGATTGGCGGGAGGGGATGCACGAATTTGTCCGGGCGATCGTCCGCTGTTTTCGGGAGCATCCCTGGTTTTGCGACATTCCGATTTCCGGCGTTCCGGTTACGCCGAATCATTTGAAAATTGCGGACTGGGCGCTCCGTACCATGAAAGGGCTCCCTTTGACCGATCACGAAAAAATGTCCACCGTGCTGCTGCTCACCAATTATGCGCGGGTTCACGCGATGTTTCAGCGGGACATCGATCGTGCGGTTCAAAGCGGCGTCACCCAAGGCGAGCTCAGCGGGGCCGATTACGGCGCGGCGCTCAGGCAGCTCGTTACCCCGGATCGGTTCCCTCATCTTCACCCTATTATGGCGGCAGGCGTTTATACCGGGGAGGATGCCGATGCCGATCCGTTCGGGGACGAATTCGAGTTCGGCTTCGAGCGGATATTGGATGGGATCGGCAATTTCGTTGCCGCGAAAGAGGCGCAGCCGGAACGATAAGCTGAAGGAAGGCGGGAGAGGCATGATGAACGTGCCGAATGCGGTTCGCAAGGAAACGATTTACCGCGGTATGAACGGCCGGACGGTGGAACGCGTCTACATGGAAGGGGGAGGCAGCCGCATCGTCAAACCGTGGGATGCGGATTCCCGGGAGGTCTGGGTGTACGAGCACGTTCTTCCCGCACTGCCGCCCGTTTATCCGGGTCTGATCGAAAGATGGCAGGACGATAACGGCGAACGGCCTTCCAGCTGGATCGCGTTCGAGGATTTGGGCGAGCTTCGCCATGAGTATAAGGAAGAATTGGCGCTCGAGGTCGTCCGGCTGGCGGCGCGATGGCATGCGCTCCCGGCAAGCATGCTGGCCGGTGCCGATCTGAAAGGCATCAAGCCGGCATTTCCGCAGCTCGTCGCCGATCTACGGGCACCCGCGCTCGACATGCCGCGTCTGGCGGCACGAACCGGCATCGACCCGGAAGCCGTGCGGCAGGTCTATGAACGGCTGGAGACGGAAACGATTTCGCCGGAGACCGTGTTCAGCCACGGGGATTTGCATGTCGGCAACTACGCGCACGCAGCGGGCCGGCTGTATATCATCGACTGGGAGCACGCCCACCTGAACAGCCGGTATTGGGATTTGTACCATGTGATCGACCTGTCTCATCCGCTTTACCCGCGGACGGCCGCGCCGGCATGGAGAGAGCGGCTGCTGCAGGCTTATCTTGACGAAGCGGCACAATTCGGCGCCGCGCTGGACCGTCTGCGGTTCCGGCGGGAATATAACCTGTTCGCGATGGCGTTCTCGCTGTGGATGGTTCGCCTCATCGAGTCCGACCGGGCGAGCGGGGGAGGCCCTTGGACGCTGCCGCAGCTGGAGCGTCAGGCGGCGGAAACGGCGGCGGTTTTCCGGGAAGCGTACGCGGCTTATATGGAAGCGGAAAGACAGGCGGAACAGGGTTAGAACCGGAACGGCCGATTGGATGATCCGAAGCAGCGCTAAGAATGTGACCCCAATCGGCCGTCCGCACGGGCTTCCTTATGGTCGAATCAAGCTGCCGTTTGTAATGAACGCGTAGCAGTCCTTCAGCCCTTCGGCGATTCCGCCTCCGCTTTCCTCATCAGCGGATATCCATCCGCTGTATCCGATTTCACGGATCGACCGGAAGACCGGATCGAAAGGAATGCCGCCTCTGCCCAGCACCATCCAATCGCCATTGGCATAATCCTTCAAATGAAAATTATCGATCACATGGCGAAAGCTGCGGATGATTTCCGCAATGTCGGAAATACCGGATTTGACCAAGTGGGCGGTATCCACGGTCAATCCGACGGACTCCTCTTCCACATGGCCGAAAAAGATGTCAAAATCTTCCCGGTGCATGACCGGCTGGTCATAATGATGATGGAGAGAAAGCCGCAGACCCTGCTCACGGGCCTCTTTGCCCAGACGGGAAAGGATGCGCGCATATCCGGCAATATCTTCACCGGTTAAGCCTTCGCGAGCAACGAGGTGGCAGAATACAATCCGCTCTGTCCCGATGCCTTTGGCAAAAGCAAACAACCGCCGCAGCACCGCCCGGCCTTCTTCATCCAGCTTTCCGCCCAGGATCAGCCCCGATCCGGCTCCTTCCAGATGCCCCCACTGCTCCATGAACCGTTCCGGTTCCTCGAGATACGGCATGAACTGGTTGTATTTAAGCTGCAATCCCTCATAGCCGAATGAGCGGTAGCTGCCGAATAATTCGGTTTGTTCTTCCGGCGATTTCGTTGGCTTGGAAAAAGCCAGCTTTATCTTTCCCGACCTATTTGCCATCGTTTCGCTCATATCCGCGACCTCCAATATCGAATGTCAACCCTTAATGCCGGTCGTACTGATTCCTTCCACGAAGTATCGCTGACCGAAGAAAAAGATGATGATCGCAGGCAGTGTCATGAGAGCCGCTCCGGCCATCAACAAATTATACTGCGTGTTGAACTCCCCCCGCAGCGTAATCAGACCAAGCGCCAAAGTAAATTTCGTATCTTGGTTCAAGTACAGCAGCGGCTGTAGGAAATCGTTCCATTCGTTGATAAACGTAAAAAAGGTGATGACGACTAGCACAGGATAAATCAAAGGAAGCATAATCCGGACAAAGATTTGAAAATAGCCCGCGCCGTCCATCATCGCCGACTCATCCAGCTCTTTGGAGATCCCCAAGAAAAACTGCCGGATCAAAAAAATGTTAAACGCACCGCCTCCGAACCATGCCGGCACCGTGAGCGGGTAAAACGTGTTGATGGCTCCCAGTTTACTCCATAGGATATATCTGGGAATCAGCGTCACGGCGGGCGGAAGCATAAGGGACGACATGACCAGAACGAACCACATCTTCTTAAGCGGGAACCGGAGGCGCGCGAAGCCGTATCCGCCTAAGCTGCTGGTGATTAATGTACCGGCCAGGACAGGGATGACAATCATCATCGTGTTTTTAAAGTAGAGCGGAAAGTGTACGGCCTTAAAAACGTCGATATAATTTTGCCATAGAAACTGGTTAGGAAATAGCTTCGGAGGAAACCGGAACAGCTCATAATTATCCATCAAAGAGCTTTTGACCATCCAATAAAAAGGAAACAGGCTTAAAACGCCTATTACATACAGCAGGACATGCTTTGTTGCGTTTCCCAAGGGATGCCGATGCCGGATGAACGACCGGTTACTTGCCGCCATAGAAAACCCAACCTTTCGAGGACTTGAATATAAAAGCCGTCAAAACGGCTATGATCCAAAACAAGATCCATGCCAGCGCGCACGCATACCCGAAATTGTTGTTGACAAACGCTTCCCGGTAAATAAAGTAAGCGTAAAACAGGGTGGCGTTGTTCGGTCCTCCGCTGGTCATGACATAGGCCTGTGTGAAGGCTTGCAGCGATCCGATAAATCCCATGATGAGATTAAAGAAAATGACCGGCGTGATCATGGGCAGGGAAACGAAGAAAAACTTGTGCAGCCAATTCCCGCCGTCGATCTCTACCGCTTCATACAAATGTTTGGGCACATCTTTCAGTCCGGCCAAAATGATCAGAGCGCCGGAACCGCTTGACCACAAATGCATAAAGATCAAAGACGGCACAGCCGACGATTCGTCGAAAATCCACTGCTGCTTCGGAATACCGAATACGGACAAAACGGTGTTCAAAAGACCGAAATCGGGATTGAACAGCCATATCCACAAAAAGCTGCTTGCGACCGCCGGAACGATGGTCGGCATATAAAGGATGGTGCGGAGGATGGCGATCCTCTTCAAGCCCAGATTCATCAGCGTTCCGAGCAGGATGGATGCGATGGACGTCGTCACCACACTGCCGAAAGCATAATAAAGAGTAACCAGAATCGACTTGTAGAAAAATAAATCGCTTGTAAAGATTTTGTCGTAGTTACGAATGCCGACCCATCGCAATACGTCAAAAACCTGCCAATTGGTAAAGCTGATCACCAATGAAGCCATCATGGGCCCGATCGTCCAGAGCAGCAATCCCAATATAACGGGAAGCGTAAATAAATAGCCTGCGACGGCTTCGCTTCTTACCCTTTTCGATCTTGCGGCCGATTTCCGGGTGATCGCATATTCCCTGACGGTTTCCATTACATACCCAGCTCCTGCTTCAATTTCGGCATAATGTCATTTTTCACGACGTCCTCCGCCGTTTTCTTGCCCAGCCAGAGCTGATCCAAAGCAGGCAGGATAATCGTCTGCGCCTTCACATCGTCTTCCCAATAAAATCCGGCTTGCTGCTGGACATTCTTCAATCCGTAATCGACGACGGATTCTTTATATTCTTTCGGATGGTACGGATTGTCTACCCATTTCTTGATCAGATCCGGGTCGGTAAACCATTTTTCTTCGTTCGGCATCGCAAGCCCGGTTTCGATAAGCGGAAAAATATTTTGAGGATCCATGACGAAAGCATAGAACTCCTGGGCTTCCTTCAAATGCTTTTTCGAATTTTCCGTGGCCATGATTTCAATCGCCGATCCGGTATTGATGGTGACCGCTTGCTGCATTTTCGGGAGGACGGCGGTACCGAGCTTCAGTCCTTGTTCGGCCATCGCCTTTCCCAGTACCTGAAGGCTCCACTGTCCGTCAATCACCATCGCGACCTTTTTGGTGAGCAGAGCGGCGTCGGCAGAGGGAAGCGTTGAGCTTTGTGCCGGCTTCGGCATGACCATGTCCACATTGGACAGATCGGCAATACGCTGCAGAGCCTCGATGCTTTCGGGCGTATCAAGCAGCAGCTTTTTATCACTGCTGGTGACGAGCCCGCCTCCGTTGCTGAGCAGGAACGGTTGAATGGTCGTATAGTTGCGCGTCATGTTCACGCCGTACGTTGTAATATTGGCAGGATCGAATCCCGGTTCGCCCGGATGCTTCCCGTTCTTGTCCTTGGTAAGCTTTTTGGCGGTATCGACAAATTGTTCCCAGGTCCAGGCGTTGGCGGCATTGGCGGGAGGGTAGGGAATGTTGGCTTCGTCGAAAATGTCTTTGTTGTAGTACATGATGATGATTTCGTTGTTCGAGCTGTAACCGATCGTTTTACCGGCCGAATCTTTAAACGCAACGTAATCGAGCTTTTTGCCGACTTGATTGCTTTCGTGTACAGGCGTAATGTCCAGAAAACGGTTCGATTTCGCCCAAGGGAAGATTTGGCCGGCATTCATTTTGGCGATATCGGGAAGCGTGTTCGATGCGGCTAAAGCATTCAACTTCGTATTGTAATCGTCGGGGATATACATAGGCTTGATGGTCACGTTCGGATGGGCCTTGTTGTAGGATTCGATAAGCTTGGTATACGATTCTTTTTCGATGTTGTCTCCCCAAAAGGAGAAGGTGAGCTCTACTTTATCGCCGGAGCTGCTCCCGGCAGGCGAAGAGCTGGGGGAATCGGCGCCGTTCGAGCTGCAGCCCATGACTGCAGCCAGCAGGATGACAACCGCAATGCTGAACATTTTTTTCATTTGGGACGACCTCCTCATTGATATTTCTTTCCCTCAGAAACGTTCAAGCGTAAGTGATCACCATTCGCCGAGCTTTACGACACGGTCCTTTTCCAGAGAACGGTACGCGGATTCGAATATTTTCATCGTCTTTAAATTGTCTTCGACGCCGGCTTCCGGTTGTCGCTTCTCTTCGATGGACTTCAATAAATCATAGAACAGGTAGAAGGTGGCTTCCGGTTTATCGTACGGGTTTTGGAAAATCGTTTTTTCGCCGGACGGAGAAACCATTTCGAGCCGCTTGTAATCCATGATGAACCCGCCGTTTGTACAGTCCAAGGTGGAGCCGCGAAGTCCGGTATAGCTGTTGAAGCTTTCGCTCAGGGAAACGATGCAGCCGTTTTCGAATTCCAGCATGACGGAAACGGCGATATCCCGGCTGACGCCGCCAGGGGCTGGAACGGCTTTACAATACACGCTTTTCGGTTCCGACTGCATCATATACCGGTATCCGTCGAACCAGTGATTGGACATAACGGCCATGACGTAACGTTCCCTGGTGAGCCGCCAGCCGATATCCCTGCGCAGGCCGTTCACGGCTTGGGTCAGATGAAGCGGCTTGCCGGGTGCGCCACCCTGCAGCAAGCGGCGTCCGATATGGAAGCTGAAGAAGCGCCTGAAGTTCTGATCGATCTGAAGCGGGACATTGTGCTTCACCGACAATTCGGCAATTTCATGAGCCTGCTCGTAAGTTTCGGCTAAAGGCTTCTCGCAAAATACCGGAATGCGGGCTTGAAAAAACAGGGAAATGATTTCTTTGCGCAAGTGGGACGGCGTACAGAGAATAACCGCATCCATGGAAGATTCGGCGATCATTTTCTCCACGGATGTATACCGGTTCGGGATCAGGTACTGTTCGCTCCTTTCGATCAGCTTTTGTTCATCCGCATCGCATAAAGCATGAATTTCGACAAGCTCCGGGTGTCTCTTTAGTCCTTCCAGATGCATGGGCGAAACGACCCCGGCGCCGACGATACCGACTTTGTAGCGCCGCTTGAGTGAATAAGCATCCATGGTAAACTCCTCCCCCTGTTCGCAATGAAGTTCACTTGAGTTTAATTAATTTCACCAAAGTTGAACGATGGGCAGACCCGAATTCAATCCGTGAGCGGAAGATGAATTCTTTCTCCCCGGATTGCAACGGATTGACGGTTGAAAATGGGTTTCCTTTTGCCCCCCTTCCGAAAATAGAGGTTACTTCGCACGTCCGTCGTACATCAATCGAATTTGTACTTCGTCCCGGTTTCCCGAGCGTGCTTGATAATACCGTTGCAATTTATGTACCAACATCATGGGATCCTTCGATTTCCAATCCTTTGTTCACCATTTGGCCGTTTGAACCTGACAAAACCGAACCGCTATTTAGAAGATAAATTCCGAATTGCATGGTTAATATCGGTCTTGTTGAGCGGCGATCGATTTTTTAAAATGAAGCTGCGGCAGGTTCAAAGAGGTTTTGCAGTTGTCCAGTTTTTTAGACAGTTTATAAACCCATGGACACAATTTCGGTCACCGGCGTTTACATTCCTGGACAGCTGCCGCTCCCTTGCTGCCGCCGGTGTTTATCCTGGACAGCTGCCGCCCCCGGAGTGAAGGCTGCCGGCATGCTGCCGTTGGCATAAATATTGCATGTCTTTTAGCGGATAAAGAATCAGGAGGAGGGGGAGGGACAACTCATCTGTTTGTGCGGGGGTTCCTTGAGAGCTTCAGCGTTTTGCCGACAAAAATGCAGGTTCAAATGACGAGCAGGCAAGGAGGGTAACTATGCAGCTCGGTTATCGTTTGGTTCAGGAGCAGCGGCCCGGTATCCATATGACGCTGGAGATGCAGCAAGCCATCCGTTTGCTCCAATTCTCCGTCCAGGAGCTGACCTCGTTTCTTCACGAACGGTCCGAGGAAAACCCGTTCCTTGAAATCGAATGGCCGGATAAACCGTATCGGGGAGAAAGCCGCATGAATCGTGCTGACGTCAAGGAGAGCGATTTTAACCGGATTGCCTCGCCCGGCGAGACGCTCGAGGATAAACTCACGAGACAACTGCGTATGGAGAAATGCCCGGCAGGCGTACTGCATGCAGCGTGTTATTTGGCGGGGAATGTAGACCATTCGGGATATCTGACGGTCTCCCTGGAAGAAGCGGGATCGCATCTCGGTTATCCGGCTGAAATGATGGAAGCGGGACTTCATCGGCTGCAGTCGCTCGACCCCCCCGGCGTTGGCGCAAGAACGCTGGCGGAATGCTTGCTGCTGCAAATCCGGTGCGATGAACGCCGCCTTCCGTTTGCGGTTGAAATCGTCAGCCGTTTCCTGCCGGATTTGGCAAAAGGGAAATATGACAAGATTGCCCGGGAGACGGGGACGGATCAGGCGCATGTGCTTCGGGTGCTCGAGTACATACGCAGCTTGAATCCCAGACCGTGCCTTGCCGAGTCGGATCATGAAGAACCGCGTATTATCGTCGATGCCCAAATCGTTGTATCGCACGGCAGCCATCAGATCGAGCTGAATCACGGAGCGGCCCCGAAGCTGTCCGTACTTGAAGGTTATGCGGAGCAAATCGAATCTTCTTCCGAAGGAGAGGTGAAGCATTACGTTAGAAACTGCGTAAAAACCGCAAAATGGCTGATCCGGGGCCTGGAATACCGGAATAAGACGCTCCGGAATGTGATTGGAGCAGTGGTAGATGAACAGCTCCCTTTCTTTGAGAAAGGAGCGGCCTACATGCGGCCTTTGAATTTGGAAACGATTGCACAAAAGCTGGACGTTCATCCGTCAACCGTGAGCAGAACGGCCAGAAACAAGTATGTGGAGACGGCCTGCGGCGTGTTCCCGCTGACTCACTTTTTTTCCGTCGGAATTCCGACCGCCGGCGGCGATCCGATGTCTTCC
This genomic window from Paenibacillus humicola contains:
- a CDS encoding sugar phosphate isomerase/epimerase family protein, translated to MSETMANRSGKIKLAFSKPTKSPEEQTELFGSYRSFGYEGLQLKYNQFMPYLEEPERFMEQWGHLEGAGSGLILGGKLDEEGRAVLRRLFAFAKGIGTERIVFCHLVAREGLTGEDIAGYARILSRLGKEAREQGLRLSLHHHYDQPVMHREDFDIFFGHVEEESVGLTVDTAHLVKSGISDIAEIIRSFRHVIDNFHLKDYANGDWMVLGRGGIPFDPVFRSIREIGYSGWISADEESGGGIAEGLKDCYAFITNGSLIRP
- a CDS encoding ABC transporter substrate-binding protein, which translates into the protein MKKMFSIAVVILLAAVMGCSSNGADSPSSSPAGSSSGDKVELTFSFWGDNIEKESYTKLIESYNKAHPNVTIKPMYIPDDYNTKLNALAASNTLPDIAKMNAGQIFPWAKSNRFLDITPVHESNQVGKKLDYVAFKDSAGKTIGYSSNNEIIIMYYNKDIFDEANIPYPPANAANAWTWEQFVDTAKKLTKDKNGKHPGEPGFDPANITTYGVNMTRNYTTIQPFLLSNGGGLVTSSDKKLLLDTPESIEALQRIADLSNVDMVMPKPAQSSTLPSADAALLTKKVAMVIDGQWSLQVLGKAMAEQGLKLGTAVLPKMQQAVTINTGSAIEIMATENSKKHLKEAQEFYAFVMDPQNIFPLIETGLAMPNEEKWFTDPDLIKKWVDNPYHPKEYKESVVDYGLKNVQQQAGFYWEDDVKAQTIILPALDQLWLGKKTAEDVVKNDIMPKLKQELGM
- the rpoN gene encoding RNA polymerase factor sigma-54 is translated as MQLGYRLVQEQRPGIHMTLEMQQAIRLLQFSVQELTSFLHERSEENPFLEIEWPDKPYRGESRMNRADVKESDFNRIASPGETLEDKLTRQLRMEKCPAGVLHAACYLAGNVDHSGYLTVSLEEAGSHLGYPAEMMEAGLHRLQSLDPPGVGARTLAECLLLQIRCDERRLPFAVEIVSRFLPDLAKGKYDKIARETGTDQAHVLRVLEYIRSLNPRPCLAESDHEEPRIIVDAQIVVSHGSHQIELNHGAAPKLSVLEGYAEQIESSSEGEVKHYVRNCVKTAKWLIRGLEYRNKTLRNVIGAVVDEQLPFFEKGAAYMRPLNLETIAQKLDVHPSTVSRTARNKYVETACGVFPLTHFFSVGIPTAGGDPMSSKAVKQKIVTMIKDEDRRKPLSDQQISESLRKDGICLSRRTVAKYREEERILCSALRKMRHV
- a CDS encoding Gfo/Idh/MocA family protein, producing MDAYSLKRRYKVGIVGAGVVSPMHLEGLKRHPELVEIHALCDADEQKLIERSEQYLIPNRYTSVEKMIAESSMDAVILCTPSHLRKEIISLFFQARIPVFCEKPLAETYEQAHEIAELSVKHNVPLQIDQNFRRFFSFHIGRRLLQGGAPGKPLHLTQAVNGLRRDIGWRLTRERYVMAVMSNHWFDGYRYMMQSEPKSVYCKAVPAPGGVSRDIAVSVMLEFENGCIVSLSESFNSYTGLRGSTLDCTNGGFIMDYKRLEMVSPSGEKTIFQNPYDKPEATFYLFYDLLKSIEEKRQPEAGVEDNLKTMKIFESAYRSLEKDRVVKLGEW
- a CDS encoding phosphotransferase, producing the protein MMNVPNAVRKETIYRGMNGRTVERVYMEGGGSRIVKPWDADSREVWVYEHVLPALPPVYPGLIERWQDDNGERPSSWIAFEDLGELRHEYKEELALEVVRLAARWHALPASMLAGADLKGIKPAFPQLVADLRAPALDMPRLAARTGIDPEAVRQVYERLETETISPETVFSHGDLHVGNYAHAAGRLYIIDWEHAHLNSRYWDLYHVIDLSHPLYPRTAAPAWRERLLQAYLDEAAQFGAALDRLRFRREYNLFAMAFSLWMVRLIESDRASGGGPWTLPQLERQAAETAAVFREAYAAYMEAERQAEQG
- a CDS encoding carbohydrate ABC transporter permease gives rise to the protein METVREYAITRKSAARSKRVRSEAVAGYLFTLPVILGLLLWTIGPMMASLVISFTNWQVFDVLRWVGIRNYDKIFTSDLFFYKSILVTLYYAFGSVVTTSIASILLGTLMNLGLKRIAILRTILYMPTIVPAVASSFLWIWLFNPDFGLLNTVLSVFGIPKQQWIFDESSAVPSLIFMHLWSSGSGALIILAGLKDVPKHLYEAVEIDGGNWLHKFFFVSLPMITPVIFFNLIMGFIGSLQAFTQAYVMTSGGPNNATLFYAYFIYREAFVNNNFGYACALAWILFWIIAVLTAFIFKSSKGWVFYGGK
- a CDS encoding FAD-dependent monooxygenase, with protein sequence MKSPMRILISGSSIAGPALAYWLHRYGFDVTIVELAPALRKGGFGVDVRGAAVEVLRQMGVLEQVRAADTHMTGVYFVNGNGKVEGRLSEAGMGNRQDVDIEIMRDDLTGILYDLTQDAVRYIWNDSITGIRDTEEGAEVRFDRSEPQTFDLVIGADGLHSNVRTLTFGAEEQFKQTLGCFISIFTLDNYLNLDHRELLHSVPGKTVGMKSARSSAEAKGMFLFTPESMVFSRRDTGMQKELVADAFRHETGWETQRLLQAMHEADDFYFDEICQIRMPSWSKGRVALVGDAAYCPSPLSGQGTSLAIVGAFVLAGELKLANGDYAAAFAAYERHMRAFVEQNQKIGRMAAGGMIERSRFKIRLRNAMLRLPFVMSAMFRMMMRMIAKAANGIELKAYGDEPV
- a CDS encoding TetR/AcrR family transcriptional regulator, whose product is MDHESGKDLPRGVALSWGIEKTAQRGPKREMSLKQIVDAAIAIADRDGLPGVSMSRVAAALGYTSMSLYRYVPSKDDLMLLMQDAVCDIPVPPEEQGKDWREGMHEFVRAIVRCFREHPWFCDIPISGVPVTPNHLKIADWALRTMKGLPLTDHEKMSTVLLLTNYARVHAMFQRDIDRAVQSGVTQGELSGADYGAALRQLVTPDRFPHLHPIMAAGVYTGEDADADPFGDEFEFGFERILDGIGNFVAAKEAQPER
- a CDS encoding carbohydrate ABC transporter permease, which produces MDNYELFRFPPKLFPNQFLWQNYIDVFKAVHFPLYFKNTMMIVIPVLAGTLITSSLGGYGFARLRFPLKKMWFVLVMSSLMLPPAVTLIPRYILWSKLGAINTFYPLTVPAWFGGGAFNIFLIRQFFLGISKELDESAMMDGAGYFQIFVRIMLPLIYPVLVVITFFTFINEWNDFLQPLLYLNQDTKFTLALGLITLRGEFNTQYNLLMAGAALMTLPAIIIFFFGQRYFVEGISTTGIKG